One Acidobacteriota bacterium genomic window carries:
- a CDS encoding HAD-IA family hydrolase: protein MPGAPSAAAPDIRGIVFDLDGTLVDSLADITASLNTILRGEGLPERDEEWVRRNVGLGATHLVRQAVAGTAGEGALARLVDDYVGHYNAHPCIRTCAYPGVPETLAACTRRGLALAVASNKPAGIVAQVVDALGFGGRFRFIWGSDSFPALKPDPAVLLAFMERTGLRPAAVLMVGDSAADVACAHNAGAWSCHFTTGYGTLAGSGLIPHWRIAAIPELIAILDGTVPFQS, encoded by the coding sequence GTGCCCGGCGCACCCTCCGCCGCCGCCCCGGACATCCGCGGCATCGTCTTCGACCTCGATGGGACGCTGGTCGACTCGCTCGCGGACATTACCGCCAGCCTCAACACCATTCTGCGAGGGGAGGGGCTGCCGGAGCGCGACGAGGAATGGGTGCGCCGGAACGTGGGGCTGGGCGCGACGCACCTGGTCCGACAGGCGGTGGCCGGCACCGCGGGAGAGGGCGCGCTGGCGCGCCTCGTCGACGACTACGTCGGCCACTACAACGCCCATCCGTGCATCCGGACCTGCGCCTATCCCGGCGTGCCCGAAACGCTGGCCGCGTGCACCCGCCGCGGCCTGGCGCTGGCGGTGGCCTCCAACAAACCCGCCGGCATCGTCGCCCAGGTGGTGGACGCGCTGGGCTTCGGCGGCCGCTTCCGCTTCATCTGGGGCTCCGACTCGTTCCCCGCTCTGAAACCCGACCCGGCGGTCCTGCTCGCGTTCATGGAGCGGACGGGCCTGCGCCCGGCGGCGGTGCTCATGGTGGGCGACTCGGCGGCCGATGTGGCCTGCGCCCACAACGCCGGCGCCTGGAGCTGCCACTTCACCACCGGCTACGGCACCCTGGCCGGCAGCGGCCTCATCCCCCACTGGCGCATCGCCGCCATCCCGGAGCTCATCGCCATCCTCGACGGCACGGTCCCGTTTCAAAGTTGA